The Nitriliruptor alkaliphilus DSM 45188 genome includes a region encoding these proteins:
- a CDS encoding MBL fold metallo-hydrolase — protein MVTIETIETPSLGDRTYLVHDGATAAVVDPQRDIDRVLTLLDERGLRVSHVVETHVHNDYVTGGAELARVTGARYVLSADEELHVEATGVRDGDVLTVGSFELRVMHTPGHTPTHLSYVVTADGRDVAVCTGGSLLYGSVGRTDLISRARAEELTRAQHRSARRLTSELADDVRVLPTHGFGSFCSSTSSETPTNGTIGSEREGNVACRITDEDEFVATLLAGLDAYPRYYVHMSPRNRLGPGPIDLSPATHADPQELRARIAANEWVVDLRTRTAYAAEHVRGTVNVELADSFITYLGWLVPWGSPITLVGDTPEEVADAQRDLARIGIDRPAAQATGGVAAFGGELPRGRYRVADFEQLAEARAAGKVHVLDVRRDDERRTGAVAGSQHVPLHDLERRIAEVPADREVWVHCASGYRSAIAASLLTRTGRLPVLVDDDADRIAQLGLDAAVNPPAADPASRDDEV, from the coding sequence GTGGTGACCATCGAGACCATCGAGACCCCGTCGCTCGGGGACCGCACCTACCTCGTCCACGACGGCGCCACCGCCGCCGTCGTCGATCCGCAGCGCGACATCGATCGGGTGCTGACCCTGCTGGACGAGCGAGGTCTGCGCGTGTCCCACGTGGTCGAGACCCACGTCCACAACGACTACGTCACGGGGGGTGCCGAGCTCGCCCGCGTCACGGGGGCCCGGTACGTGCTGTCCGCCGACGAGGAGCTGCACGTCGAGGCCACGGGGGTCCGGGACGGCGACGTGCTCACGGTGGGATCGTTCGAGCTGCGGGTGATGCACACGCCGGGCCACACGCCCACCCACCTCAGCTACGTCGTCACCGCCGACGGCAGGGACGTGGCGGTCTGCACCGGTGGGTCGTTGCTGTACGGATCGGTCGGACGGACCGACCTGATCTCGCGGGCCCGGGCCGAGGAGCTCACGCGTGCGCAGCATCGGTCGGCCCGACGCCTCACCAGCGAGCTGGCCGACGACGTGCGGGTCCTGCCGACCCACGGCTTCGGCAGCTTCTGCTCCTCCACGAGCTCGGAGACCCCCACGAACGGCACGATCGGCAGCGAGCGGGAGGGCAACGTCGCGTGCCGCATCACCGACGAGGACGAGTTCGTGGCCACGCTCCTCGCCGGACTGGACGCCTACCCCCGCTACTACGTGCACATGTCGCCACGCAACCGGCTCGGACCGGGACCGATCGACCTGTCGCCCGCGACGCACGCCGACCCGCAGGAGCTGCGGGCCCGGATCGCCGCCAACGAGTGGGTGGTGGACCTCCGCACGCGCACGGCCTACGCAGCCGAGCACGTCCGCGGGACCGTCAACGTCGAGCTGGCCGACTCGTTCATCACCTACCTCGGCTGGCTCGTGCCGTGGGGCAGCCCCATCACCCTCGTCGGCGACACCCCCGAGGAGGTCGCCGACGCGCAGCGGGACCTCGCCCGCATCGGCATCGATCGTCCGGCGGCGCAGGCCACCGGCGGCGTCGCCGCGTTCGGTGGCGAGCTACCGCGGGGGCGCTACCGGGTCGCCGACTTCGAGCAGCTCGCCGAGGCCCGCGCGGCCGGGAAGGTGCACGTCCTCGACGTCCGGCGCGACGACGAGCGCCGCACCGGAGCGGTGGCGGGGTCGCAACACGTGCCGCTGCACGACCTCGAACGCCGCATCGCCGAGGTGCCGGCCGATCGGGAGGTGTGGGTGCACTGCGCCAGCGGCTACCGCTCGGCCATCGCGGCCTCGCTGCTGACCCGCACTGGCCGCCTGCCCGTGCTCGTCGACGACGACGCGGACCGGATCGCTCAGCTCGGGCTCGACGCCGCCGTGAACCCGCCGGCGGCCGATCCCGCCTCGCGCGACGACGAGGTGTAG
- a CDS encoding glycoside hydrolase family 3 C-terminal domain-containing protein has protein sequence MSDLDAATIVAGLPLAEKVRLLSGRDFWHLEPVPSVGLPAVMVTDGPHGLRKQVGHAEELGLGEAAPATCFPTASGLAASWDEVLLGEVGVALGRECRAEDVAVLLGPGVNLKRHPAGGRNFEYLSEDPHLAGRLAAALIEGVQSQGVGTSLKHLAANHQETFRMVTDTIVDERTLRELELTAFEIAVRRGSPWTVMCAYNRLNGEFCADSRWLLTDVLRDEWGFEGVVVTDWGAVDDRILGIEAGLDLEMPGNGGAWDADVIAAVRSGRLAEADVDRAAERVVDLVLRAQSNVTSDDTFDADAHHELARRAAAAATVLLTNDGILPLSAVSTVAVVGSFAEHPRYQGAGSSQVAPTRLDPALASFRSRLGAAVTYAAGYDPVTGDTTDQLVADAVAAATEADVTIVFAGLPGSYESEGFDRQHLRLPDGHTRLIEAVLEVDPRAIVVLSNGAPVELPWAERPAALVEAYLAGQASGSAIVDVLFGDREPGGRLAESFPVRAADLAADRWFPGGRQQVEHREGLYVGYRFHDTAGVPARFAFGHGLSYTTFRVDEVAVTGSGQRFTVRAQVTNTGERPGSEVIQVYVRDVVSTVHRPAKELRGFAKVHLEPGASEVVSVELGPRAFATYDVEASSWQVEAGTFEVLIGTSSVAIHEAVSIEVISSSPAPTPSQASAGLVADDAEFDAMLDHPVPRPGPLRPFHRNSAVADLDTTRLGRLVKRAIVWAGRRQTGAVGAEHDEATRRMFEAVIVEAPLRGLVVLSGGRVSFRQLDTLIDLLNGRPLRALRRVLRRGSPTT, from the coding sequence ATGAGCGATCTCGATGCGGCGACCATCGTGGCCGGCCTCCCGCTCGCGGAGAAGGTCCGGCTGCTGTCCGGGCGCGACTTCTGGCACCTCGAGCCGGTCCCGAGCGTCGGGCTGCCGGCCGTCATGGTCACCGACGGCCCGCACGGCCTACGCAAGCAGGTCGGGCACGCCGAGGAGCTCGGGCTCGGCGAGGCCGCACCGGCCACGTGCTTCCCGACGGCGTCGGGGCTGGCCGCGTCCTGGGACGAGGTGTTGCTCGGGGAGGTCGGCGTGGCGCTCGGCCGTGAGTGCCGCGCCGAGGACGTCGCCGTGCTGCTCGGCCCGGGCGTGAACCTCAAGCGCCACCCCGCGGGGGGACGCAACTTCGAGTACCTGTCGGAGGATCCCCACCTCGCCGGGAGGCTCGCCGCGGCACTGATCGAGGGCGTGCAGTCGCAGGGCGTCGGCACGAGCCTCAAGCACCTCGCGGCCAACCATCAGGAGACCTTCCGGATGGTGACCGACACCATCGTGGACGAGCGCACCCTGCGCGAGCTCGAGCTCACCGCGTTCGAGATCGCCGTCCGTCGGGGGTCGCCGTGGACGGTGATGTGCGCCTACAACCGGTTGAACGGCGAGTTCTGCGCCGACAGCCGGTGGCTGCTGACCGACGTGCTGCGTGACGAGTGGGGCTTCGAGGGCGTCGTGGTCACCGACTGGGGGGCGGTCGACGATCGGATCCTCGGGATCGAGGCCGGGCTCGACCTCGAGATGCCGGGCAACGGGGGTGCCTGGGACGCGGACGTGATCGCGGCGGTCCGGTCCGGGCGGCTCGCCGAGGCCGACGTCGATCGGGCGGCCGAACGTGTCGTCGATCTCGTCCTGCGGGCGCAGTCGAACGTCACCTCGGACGACACCTTCGACGCGGACGCCCACCACGAGCTCGCACGGCGGGCCGCGGCGGCCGCGACCGTCCTGCTGACCAACGACGGGATCCTGCCGCTGTCGGCGGTCAGCACGGTCGCCGTCGTCGGATCGTTCGCCGAGCATCCCCGGTACCAGGGGGCGGGCAGCTCGCAGGTGGCCCCGACCCGCCTGGACCCCGCGCTCGCCTCGTTCCGTTCCCGCCTCGGCGCGGCGGTGACCTACGCGGCGGGCTACGACCCGGTCACCGGGGACACCACCGACCAGCTCGTGGCGGACGCGGTGGCCGCTGCCACCGAGGCCGACGTGACGATCGTGTTCGCGGGCCTGCCCGGCAGCTACGAGTCCGAGGGGTTCGACCGCCAGCACCTGCGGCTCCCGGACGGCCACACCCGCCTGATCGAGGCGGTGCTCGAGGTGGACCCGCGAGCGATCGTCGTGCTGAGCAACGGGGCGCCGGTCGAGCTGCCGTGGGCCGAGCGGCCGGCCGCGCTCGTGGAGGCCTACCTCGCCGGACAGGCATCCGGATCGGCGATCGTGGACGTGTTGTTCGGGGACCGCGAGCCGGGCGGCCGGCTGGCCGAGAGCTTCCCGGTGCGGGCCGCGGACCTGGCAGCCGACCGGTGGTTCCCCGGGGGACGCCAGCAGGTCGAGCACCGCGAGGGTCTGTACGTCGGCTACCGGTTCCACGACACCGCTGGGGTTCCCGCACGCTTCGCGTTCGGACACGGGCTGAGCTACACCACGTTCCGCGTCGACGAGGTCGCCGTCACCGGGTCCGGGCAGCGCTTCACGGTCCGGGCGCAGGTCACCAACACCGGGGAGCGTCCCGGGTCCGAGGTGATCCAGGTCTACGTCCGTGACGTGGTCTCCACCGTCCACCGGCCGGCCAAGGAGCTGCGCGGCTTCGCCAAGGTGCACCTCGAGCCCGGCGCCTCCGAGGTCGTGTCCGTCGAGCTCGGTCCGCGCGCGTTCGCCACCTACGACGTCGAGGCGAGCAGCTGGCAGGTCGAGGCCGGGACGTTCGAGGTCCTGATCGGGACGTCGTCGGTCGCCATCCACGAGGCCGTCAGCATCGAGGTCATCTCGTCGTCCCCGGCGCCGACCCCGTCCCAGGCCTCGGCCGGCCTGGTCGCGGACGACGCCGAGTTCGACGCGATGCTCGACCACCCCGTCCCGCGCCCCGGGCCGCTGCGACCCTTCCACCGCAACTCCGCCGTCGCCGACCTCGACACGACGCGGCTCGGGCGGCTCGTGAAGCGCGCCATCGTGTGGGCCGGACGCCGGCAGACCGGCGCGGTCGGTGCGGAGCACGACGAGGCGACGCGGCGGATGTTCGAGGCCGTCATCGTCGAGGCGCCGCTGCGCGGCCTGGTGGTCCTCAGCGGCGGCCGAGTGTCGTTCCGTCAGCTCGACACCCTGATCGACCTGCTCAACGGCCGGCCCCTCCGGGCGCTGCGGCGGGTGCTGCGGCGTGGGTCGCCGACGACGTAG
- the hypE gene encoding hydrogenase expression/formation protein HypE — protein MADVQASGDATTGGDLEGWTCPLPLRDRDRIVAGHGGGGLLSAELIEHLFLPAFGAAAASATPTDAATLTIGGARLAFSTDAFVVDPLFFPGGNIGDLAINGTVNDVAMSGAVPVALSTAFVMEEGLELSVLGTIAETMGRAAAVARVQLVTGDTKVVDTGDGSGVTITTTGIGLIPDGVELAPGRIRPGDKVILSGRIGDHGVAVMSVREGIRFGTEVRSDSASMADLVTTMLAAPGAMGGLHCLRDATRGGMAASLCELAATADVGIRYVERAVPVDPAVASACSFLGLDPIHVANEGKLVAFVAPEAADAVLAAMQRHPLGRQAVIIGEVVDDHRGVVVARTGIGATRIVDRPLGEQLPRIC, from the coding sequence CGAGGGGTGGACCTGCCCGCTGCCGCTACGCGACCGCGACCGGATCGTCGCCGGCCACGGTGGTGGCGGGCTGCTGTCGGCCGAGCTGATCGAGCACCTGTTCCTGCCCGCCTTCGGCGCTGCCGCAGCGTCGGCCACACCGACCGACGCCGCGACGCTGACCATCGGGGGTGCTCGGCTGGCGTTCTCGACCGATGCGTTCGTGGTCGACCCGCTGTTCTTCCCCGGCGGCAACATCGGCGACCTGGCGATCAACGGCACGGTCAACGACGTCGCGATGAGCGGCGCCGTCCCCGTGGCGCTGTCGACCGCGTTCGTGATGGAGGAGGGGCTCGAGCTGTCGGTCCTCGGCACCATCGCCGAGACCATGGGCCGGGCAGCCGCGGTTGCCCGCGTCCAGCTGGTGACGGGGGACACGAAGGTCGTCGACACCGGTGACGGGTCGGGGGTGACCATCACCACCACGGGGATCGGGCTGATCCCTGACGGGGTCGAGCTCGCCCCTGGCCGCATCCGACCGGGGGACAAGGTCATCCTCTCCGGTCGGATCGGCGACCACGGCGTCGCGGTCATGAGCGTGCGCGAGGGCATCCGGTTCGGCACCGAGGTGCGCAGCGACTCGGCGTCCATGGCCGACCTCGTCACCACCATGCTGGCCGCTCCAGGCGCGATGGGAGGTCTGCACTGTCTCCGGGACGCCACCCGTGGCGGCATGGCGGCATCCCTGTGCGAGCTCGCCGCGACCGCGGACGTCGGCATCAGGTACGTCGAACGTGCCGTGCCGGTCGATCCCGCCGTCGCGTCGGCGTGCAGCTTCCTCGGCCTCGACCCCATCCACGTGGCCAACGAGGGCAAGCTCGTCGCCTTCGTGGCACCGGAGGCTGCCGACGCGGTCCTCGCGGCGATGCAGCGGCACCCGCTCGGCCGGCAGGCGGTGATCATCGGCGAGGTCGTGGACGACCATCGCGGCGTGGTGGTGGCGCGGACCGGCATCGGCGCGACCCGGATCGTCGACCGGCCCCTCGGCGAACAGCTGCCCAGGATCTGCTGA
- a CDS encoding sulfite exporter TauE/SafE family protein — MTILLVTLALALLVGVSVGLLGGGGSILAVPILVYVAGLDPKVAIATSLVVVGATAAAGAIPHALAGRVQWRTAAIFGVTGMVGAYGGGRAAAFVPGEWLLAAFGVMMAVTAVAMLGGGRRPSTEPRTGPLPLGHIVVEGLVIGAVTGLVGAGGGFLVVPALVLLGGVPMATAVGTSLVVIAVKSGAGLLGYLSSTSVDWRLAAAFTAAAIVGSLGGGRLAGRVPDETLRRAFGWFVLAMGVVMIMQQFLP, encoded by the coding sequence GTGACCATCCTCCTCGTCACGCTCGCGCTGGCCCTGCTCGTTGGGGTCAGCGTCGGCCTGCTCGGCGGTGGCGGATCGATCCTGGCGGTCCCGATCCTGGTCTACGTCGCCGGGCTCGATCCGAAGGTCGCCATCGCGACCTCGTTGGTGGTGGTCGGCGCCACCGCCGCGGCGGGCGCCATCCCCCACGCCCTCGCCGGACGGGTCCAGTGGCGTACGGCAGCGATCTTCGGGGTGACCGGCATGGTCGGCGCCTACGGCGGCGGCCGCGCCGCAGCCTTCGTCCCGGGCGAGTGGCTCCTCGCCGCGTTCGGGGTGATGATGGCGGTCACCGCGGTGGCGATGCTGGGGGGTGGCCGGCGGCCCTCGACCGAGCCGCGGACCGGGCCCCTCCCGCTCGGACACATCGTCGTCGAAGGGCTCGTGATCGGCGCCGTGACGGGCCTCGTGGGTGCCGGTGGGGGCTTCCTCGTCGTCCCGGCGCTCGTGCTGCTCGGCGGGGTGCCCATGGCCACGGCCGTCGGCACCTCGCTCGTGGTCATCGCGGTCAAGTCCGGCGCGGGTCTGCTCGGCTACCTCAGCAGCACCAGCGTCGACTGGCGGTTGGCGGCTGCGTTCACCGCCGCGGCCATCGTCGGCAGCCTCGGTGGCGGCCGGCTGGCGGGCCGGGTGCCCGACGAGACCCTGCGCCGCGCGTTCGGCTGGTTCGTGCTGGCCATGGGTGTCGTGATGATCATGCAACAGTTCCTCCCGTGA
- a CDS encoding cation-translocating P-type ATPase has translation MTQATAGPVTRGDESAPRHADEVERVVAELRTDATRGLTARDAAERLETHGRNELGGDEPLSLWRILLGQFTSPLIVILLVAFAVTIVIDEHTDAAVIAAVLVINATIGATQERKADRSVRALMELAAPRSTIVRDGVEQDVDSAELVPGDLVVLTSGSRVPADLRLVSATTLDIDESLLTGESDPTRKGTAPVAEETPVADRTCVAYMGSAVANGRGRGVVIATATGTELGSIAASIQQATRPETPLQKRMRRFANIIAVVVLGATVVAFVLGVALGTPADQMFLTAVALAVAVVPEGLPVAFTVAMALGVHRMAKRNAIIRSLPAVETLGSTDTIGSDKTGTLTANRMTVLLGWTGDGWVSFAGTAHEPGGTRRDARDVVSADPCGALADSLRTAILSSEADLILDGDEIVDHRGDPTEWALLVAAREAGLAHVDVRRQHPELASVPFEAQARCSYVVTDEGDGAAVLRLKGAPERVLELCTSVRSGSVTRPLDLDEVHAVANDMAARGLRVLATAQRRLDLPAAQVDPHRPPVPDALTLTGLVGMQDPPRSGVADAIARCRSAGIRVVMITGDHVATARAIARDLGISGEAQALTGADLERMDDAQLRDVVGDVDVFARVTPDHKLRVVQALQSHDLVVAVTGDGVNDGPALKAADIGVAMGRSGTDVAREASDMVLTDDDFVSIVDAVEEGRVVFDNVRKVTYFLLSTGAASIVAIIASIVAGLPLPYVPAALLWLNVVTNGLQDVALAFDPGERGVLDQPPRRSSEGILSRALWERTVLTGTAMAAGSLWLYTWAIDAGLSPPQQRGAALTTLVIAMAAHAYNARSERRSILVTRFHGNPFLLISTIVAVIVHLLATHWEPTQRVLQIEPVTAAGWARILAVAVAVVLISETDKLLRRRRARA, from the coding sequence ATGACGCAAGCGACCGCCGGCCCGGTGACTCGCGGCGACGAGTCGGCGCCGAGGCACGCCGACGAGGTCGAGCGTGTCGTGGCCGAGCTGCGGACGGACGCGACACGGGGTCTCACCGCGCGGGACGCCGCCGAGCGCCTGGAGACCCACGGCCGCAACGAACTGGGTGGGGACGAGCCGCTGAGCCTGTGGCGCATCCTCCTCGGGCAGTTCACCAGCCCGCTGATCGTCATCCTGCTGGTCGCGTTCGCCGTGACGATCGTGATCGACGAGCACACCGACGCCGCGGTCATCGCCGCGGTCCTCGTCATCAACGCCACCATCGGCGCGACCCAGGAACGCAAGGCCGACCGGTCGGTCCGGGCCCTGATGGAGCTGGCCGCACCCCGCTCCACGATCGTGCGCGACGGGGTCGAGCAGGACGTCGACTCCGCGGAACTGGTCCCCGGGGACCTCGTCGTGCTGACCAGCGGCAGCCGCGTCCCGGCCGATCTGCGGCTCGTCAGCGCCACCACCCTCGACATCGACGAGTCGCTCCTGACCGGCGAGAGCGACCCGACCCGCAAGGGCACCGCCCCGGTCGCGGAGGAGACCCCGGTCGCGGATCGAACGTGCGTGGCGTACATGGGCAGCGCCGTCGCCAACGGTCGTGGACGGGGGGTCGTCATCGCCACGGCGACCGGCACCGAGCTCGGATCGATCGCCGCCAGCATCCAGCAGGCGACGCGCCCGGAGACCCCGCTGCAGAAGCGCATGCGGCGCTTCGCCAACATCATCGCGGTCGTCGTCCTCGGCGCTACGGTGGTCGCGTTCGTCCTCGGTGTCGCACTCGGCACGCCCGCCGACCAGATGTTCCTGACGGCGGTCGCCCTCGCCGTCGCGGTCGTCCCCGAGGGCCTCCCGGTCGCCTTCACGGTCGCGATGGCCCTGGGCGTGCACCGCATGGCGAAGCGCAACGCCATCATCCGCTCCCTGCCCGCGGTCGAGACCCTCGGCAGCACCGACACGATCGGGTCGGACAAGACCGGCACGCTCACCGCCAACCGGATGACCGTCCTGCTCGGCTGGACCGGTGACGGCTGGGTGTCCTTCGCCGGCACGGCCCACGAGCCGGGGGGGACCAGGCGGGACGCGCGCGACGTCGTCTCGGCCGACCCTTGCGGGGCGCTGGCCGACAGCCTGCGGACCGCGATCCTCAGCAGCGAGGCCGACCTCATCCTCGACGGGGACGAGATCGTCGACCACCGGGGCGATCCGACCGAGTGGGCGCTGCTCGTCGCAGCCAGGGAGGCGGGGCTCGCCCACGTCGACGTCCGCCGGCAGCACCCCGAGCTGGCGAGCGTGCCGTTCGAGGCCCAGGCGCGGTGCTCCTACGTGGTCACCGACGAGGGGGACGGCGCGGCGGTCCTGCGCCTGAAGGGAGCACCCGAGCGGGTCCTGGAACTGTGCACCAGCGTGCGCAGCGGCTCGGTGACCCGGCCCCTCGACCTCGACGAGGTGCACGCGGTCGCCAACGACATGGCGGCGCGCGGCCTCCGTGTCCTCGCGACCGCGCAGCGTCGGCTGGATCTGCCGGCGGCACAGGTCGACCCGCACCGTCCTCCGGTGCCCGACGCGCTCACGCTGACCGGGTTGGTCGGCATGCAGGACCCGCCGCGCTCGGGGGTCGCGGACGCCATCGCCCGGTGCAGGAGCGCGGGCATCCGCGTCGTGATGATCACCGGCGACCACGTGGCCACGGCCCGGGCGATCGCACGTGACCTCGGGATCAGCGGCGAGGCGCAGGCGCTCACCGGCGCCGACCTCGAGCGCATGGACGATGCGCAACTGCGGGACGTGGTGGGCGACGTCGACGTGTTCGCGAGGGTGACGCCGGACCACAAGCTCCGGGTCGTCCAGGCCCTGCAGTCCCACGACCTCGTCGTCGCCGTCACCGGCGATGGGGTCAACGACGGCCCCGCCCTGAAGGCCGCGGACATCGGCGTGGCGATGGGGCGGTCGGGCACCGACGTCGCGCGCGAGGCCAGCGACATGGTCCTGACCGACGACGACTTCGTGTCGATCGTCGACGCGGTCGAGGAGGGCCGCGTCGTCTTCGACAACGTGCGCAAGGTGACCTACTTCCTGCTCTCGACCGGAGCGGCGTCGATCGTCGCCATCATCGCGTCCATCGTCGCCGGGCTGCCGCTGCCCTACGTCCCCGCCGCGCTGCTCTGGCTGAACGTGGTGACCAACGGTCTGCAGGACGTGGCGCTGGCCTTCGATCCGGGCGAACGCGGCGTGCTCGACCAGCCCCCTCGCCGCTCCTCCGAGGGGATCCTCAGCCGTGCCCTGTGGGAGCGCACGGTGCTGACCGGCACCGCGATGGCGGCCGGGAGCCTGTGGCTCTACACGTGGGCCATCGACGCCGGGCTGTCCCCTCCGCAGCAGCGAGGTGCTGCCCTCACCACCCTGGTCATCGCCATGGCGGCACACGCCTACAACGCGCGGTCTGAACGCCGCTCCATCCTGGTCACCCGCTTCCACGGCAACCCGTTCCTGCTGATCTCGACCATCGTGGCGGTGATCGTCCACCTGCTCGCGACCCACTGGGAGCCGACCCAGCGGGTCCTGCAGATCGAGCCGGTCACCGCGGCGGGCTGGGCCCGCATCCTGGCCGTGGCCGTGGCCGTCGTGCTGATCAGCGAGACCGACAAGCTGCTGCGTCGACGCCGGGCACGCGCCTGA
- a CDS encoding GntR family transcriptional regulator translates to MSKGEPSQPLWQQVLEDLDRRIADGEIVDRFPTDRELTAHYGVSRHTVREAVRHLRARGLVDRHRGRGSFLTDDRLQQPLGSLYTLFRAVEDQGFEQRSEVLRFDEVQDEAVARRLGRRRDARLVRIERLRFADAEPLALDSVWLPATIGRALRDVDLTHTSLYEQLSARAGVRVTGVDETLEPVVPDADARALLALEDGEALFRVQRLGWADDRPVECRITLVRGRRFVYTSSSREAGSAAGGFTAASSPS, encoded by the coding sequence GTGTCGAAGGGCGAACCGAGCCAGCCGCTCTGGCAACAGGTCCTCGAGGACCTCGACCGACGCATCGCGGACGGCGAGATCGTCGACCGCTTCCCCACCGACCGTGAGCTGACCGCGCACTACGGCGTCAGCCGCCACACCGTCCGCGAGGCGGTGCGCCACCTGCGTGCCCGTGGGCTCGTCGACCGTCACCGCGGGCGTGGCAGCTTCCTCACCGACGACCGCTTGCAGCAGCCGCTCGGGTCGCTGTACACCCTCTTCCGTGCTGTCGAGGACCAGGGGTTCGAGCAACGCTCGGAGGTCCTCCGCTTCGACGAGGTCCAGGACGAGGCGGTCGCGCGGCGGCTCGGACGTCGACGCGACGCCAGGCTCGTGCGGATCGAACGGCTGCGGTTCGCCGACGCGGAGCCGCTGGCGTTGGACAGCGTCTGGCTGCCGGCCACGATCGGCCGGGCCCTACGTGACGTCGACCTGACCCACACCAGCCTCTACGAGCAGCTGTCGGCTCGGGCTGGCGTCCGGGTGACCGGGGTCGACGAGACGCTGGAGCCCGTCGTGCCCGACGCCGACGCACGGGCCCTCCTCGCGCTGGAGGACGGCGAGGCACTGTTCCGCGTCCAGCGGCTCGGCTGGGCCGACGATCGGCCCGTGGAGTGCCGCATCACGCTCGTGCGCGGACGGCGGTTCGTCTACACCTCGTCGTCGCGCGAGGCGGGATCGGCCGCCGGCGGGTTCACGGCGGCGTCGAGCCCGAGCTGA
- a CDS encoding MarR family winged helix-turn-helix transcriptional regulator: protein MPFDPVAEAHRQWVAHGWRDAADGMAAVTSIVRAQQILLARIDEQLRDLDLTFARYELLMLLHFSREGRLPLNVVGSRLQVHPTSVTSAVDRLERQGFVRRSPHPTDRRTKLAELTDAGRERALQATERLNASVFSAPGLSGAEVDQLVAVLRELRHGAGDF, encoded by the coding sequence TTGCCCTTCGACCCGGTCGCCGAGGCGCACCGTCAGTGGGTCGCGCACGGGTGGAGGGACGCAGCGGACGGCATGGCCGCGGTCACCTCGATCGTCCGAGCCCAGCAGATCCTGCTGGCCCGCATCGACGAGCAGCTGCGCGATCTCGACCTGACCTTCGCGCGCTACGAGCTGCTGATGCTCCTGCACTTCAGCCGGGAGGGGCGCCTGCCGCTGAACGTGGTCGGCAGTCGCCTGCAGGTGCACCCGACCAGCGTCACCAGCGCGGTCGACCGGCTCGAGCGCCAGGGGTTCGTACGTCGCTCGCCGCACCCGACCGACCGACGCACCAAGCTCGCCGAGCTCACCGACGCGGGCCGCGAGCGCGCCCTCCAGGCCACCGAACGGCTGAACGCCTCGGTGTTCTCGGCACCCGGCCTGTCCGGGGCGGAGGTCGACCAGCTGGTGGCGGTGCTTCGGGAGCTGCGGCACGGCGCCGGCGATTTCTAA
- a CDS encoding LysE family translocator — MPPADRLLPFGLLAAALILVPGPSVMFVISRALAHGRRAALLTVLGNAVGVFGQVVLVAAGLGALVARSAAVFTTIKLAGAAYLVWLGVQALRHRHQLGDDLQEQDQHAGRHHSLFIDGVVVGIANPKAIVFFAAILPQFVAPGGAPIALQMMVLGLVFVTIALVCDGAWGLTAGTARAWFARSPRRLARIGGAGGVAMIGLGLQLATTGRRD; from the coding sequence GTGCCTCCTGCCGATCGCCTCCTGCCCTTCGGCCTGCTCGCCGCGGCCCTCATCCTGGTGCCGGGCCCGAGCGTGATGTTCGTCATCAGCCGGGCGTTGGCCCACGGTCGCCGCGCGGCGCTGCTGACGGTGCTGGGCAACGCCGTCGGCGTCTTCGGGCAGGTGGTCCTGGTGGCGGCGGGTCTGGGGGCGCTGGTCGCCCGCTCCGCCGCGGTGTTCACGACCATCAAGCTGGCCGGCGCCGCTTACCTCGTCTGGCTCGGCGTCCAGGCCCTCCGCCACCGGCATCAGCTCGGCGACGATCTCCAGGAGCAGGACCAGCACGCCGGCCGACACCACTCGCTGTTCATCGACGGGGTCGTCGTCGGCATCGCCAACCCGAAGGCGATCGTGTTCTTCGCAGCCATCCTCCCGCAGTTCGTCGCGCCGGGTGGCGCGCCGATCGCGCTGCAGATGATGGTCCTCGGGTTGGTCTTCGTCACGATCGCCCTGGTCTGCGACGGTGCGTGGGGGCTGACGGCCGGCACGGCCAGGGCGTGGTTCGCCAGGTCACCCCGGCGGCTCGCCCGCATCGGTGGCGCGGGTGGTGTGGCGATGATCGGACTCGGGCTACAGCTGGCCACCACGGGGCGGCGCGACTGA